Proteins found in one Lutimonas zeaxanthinifaciens genomic segment:
- a CDS encoding acyl-CoA carboxylase subunit beta: MVNQTKINELIEKRVKAKLGGGEKRIESQHAKGKLTARERIELLLDDDSFEEFDMFVTHRTKSFGLDKQKYLSDGVITGHGTIDGRIVYVFSQDFTVFGGSLSETYALKICKIMDMAMKIGAPVIGLNDSGGARIQEGVRSLAGYAEIFQRNIMASGVIPQISSILGPCAGGAVYSPALTDFTIMTDQTSYMFVTGPKVVETVTGEMVSTEELGGAHIHSTKSGVSHFLAENDEENILLLRKLMSYLPSNNLEDPPIIRCTDPIDRLEDVLNEFIPENPNQPYDMVNVISTITDRGEFMEVHRNYARNIVVGFARFNGRPVGIVANQPKYYAGVLDIEASRKAARFVRFCDAFNIPLVTLVDVPGFLPGTGQEYGGIILHGAKLLFAYGEATVPKVTITLRKSYGGAHDVMSCKQLRGDINYAWPTAEIAVMGAKGAVEVLEGRNINKIDDAEEKREYITQKEDEYTKKFANPYEAAKYGFIDDVIEPRNTRFRIIRALELLANKKEVNPPKKHSNIPL; the protein is encoded by the coding sequence ATGGTTAATCAAACAAAAATTAACGAGCTCATTGAAAAAAGAGTCAAAGCCAAACTTGGTGGTGGTGAAAAAAGAATCGAATCACAACACGCCAAAGGGAAATTGACTGCTCGAGAAAGAATTGAACTCTTGCTCGATGACGACAGTTTTGAAGAATTTGACATGTTTGTCACCCACAGAACCAAGTCATTCGGACTGGATAAACAAAAGTATTTATCCGACGGGGTGATTACCGGACACGGAACGATCGATGGAAGAATCGTTTATGTATTTTCACAGGATTTTACAGTTTTCGGGGGTTCCTTATCGGAAACCTATGCACTGAAGATTTGTAAAATCATGGATATGGCCATGAAAATCGGAGCCCCTGTCATCGGGTTAAATGACAGTGGCGGGGCAAGAATCCAGGAAGGAGTTCGATCCCTGGCAGGATATGCCGAAATTTTCCAAAGAAATATTATGGCGTCGGGTGTGATTCCTCAAATCTCTTCGATTCTTGGTCCTTGCGCCGGTGGTGCCGTTTATTCTCCTGCCCTAACTGACTTCACTATCATGACGGACCAAACGAGTTATATGTTTGTTACCGGGCCGAAAGTTGTTGAAACAGTAACAGGAGAGATGGTTTCAACCGAGGAATTAGGCGGGGCTCACATTCACTCAACAAAATCAGGTGTTTCTCATTTTCTCGCCGAAAATGATGAGGAAAACATCCTTTTACTTCGAAAACTGATGAGTTATCTTCCATCCAATAACCTCGAAGACCCTCCAATTATAAGGTGTACAGACCCGATTGACCGTCTTGAAGATGTTTTGAATGAATTTATCCCTGAAAACCCAAATCAGCCTTATGATATGGTCAATGTTATATCGACCATTACCGACAGGGGGGAATTTATGGAAGTACATAGAAATTATGCACGAAACATCGTGGTTGGCTTTGCCCGATTTAACGGACGACCTGTGGGTATTGTTGCCAATCAACCCAAGTATTATGCAGGTGTTCTAGATATTGAAGCTTCAAGAAAAGCCGCAAGGTTTGTTCGTTTTTGTGATGCATTTAACATCCCGCTTGTTACGCTTGTTGACGTACCGGGATTCCTCCCGGGCACCGGCCAGGAATACGGAGGCATCATTCTTCACGGAGCAAAATTGCTCTTCGCCTATGGCGAGGCAACCGTTCCGAAAGTAACCATCACCCTGCGTAAATCGTATGGTGGTGCCCATGATGTGATGAGTTGCAAGCAGCTTAGAGGAGATATTAACTACGCCTGGCCAACGGCAGAAATTGCAGTTATGGGTGCCAAAGGGGCGGTAGAGGTCCTCGAAGGAAGAAATATCAACAAGATTGACGATGCTGAAGAAAAACGAGAATATATCACTCAGAAAGAAGATGAATACACCAAAAAATTTGCGAATCCTTATGAGGCGGCCAAATATGGATTTATTGATGATGTCATTGAGCCTAGAAATACCAGGTTCAGAATCATAAGGGCCTTAGAGTTACTTGCCAATAAAAAAGAGGTCAACCCTCCTAAAAAACATTCAAATATTCCATTGTAA
- a CDS encoding sodium ion-translocating decarboxylase subunit beta: MKRLLTIFGAIALLLLLQSVMSVGSLAEPLDFASLDVITQDADNDYSDSVSGAFKGLKRFYSFTGFANATAGNFIMILIGIIFIYLGIKYDYEPLLLIPIGAGVIIGNVPFVAGNQTGIYESGSVLNYLYFGVVKGIYPPLIFLGIGAMTDFSSLIANPKLMLLGAAAQIGVFATFLGALYLGFNLPEAGAIGIIGGADGPTAIFLSSKLANGINILADGTTVKNLIGPIAIAAYSYMALVPVIQPPLMRLLISKKDRKIKMKPPRAVSQKEKMIFPVVALLLTTFISPSALPLLGMLFFGNLLKESGRTERLADTARTKLIDIVTILLGVTVGASTQADIFITKDSLLIFGLGAISFVIATMGGLLFAKFMNRFLKGDNKINPLIGAAGVSAVPDSARVVHAEALKSDPHNYLLMHAMAPNVSGVIGSAIAAGIILSFLS; encoded by the coding sequence ATGAAAAGATTATTAACCATTTTTGGAGCCATTGCCTTACTGTTACTATTGCAGTCAGTCATGAGTGTCGGAAGTCTTGCCGAACCTCTGGACTTCGCTTCACTTGATGTAATTACTCAAGATGCTGACAATGATTACAGCGATTCCGTATCAGGCGCTTTCAAAGGACTAAAACGTTTCTATAGTTTTACAGGATTTGCAAATGCCACCGCAGGAAATTTTATCATGATCTTAATAGGGATCATTTTTATTTACCTTGGAATCAAATACGATTATGAACCACTTTTGCTTATCCCAATCGGAGCTGGAGTAATTATTGGAAATGTTCCTTTTGTTGCAGGAAACCAGACAGGAATCTATGAAAGTGGTTCCGTGTTGAACTACTTATATTTTGGGGTTGTCAAAGGGATTTATCCTCCATTGATCTTCCTCGGGATTGGTGCCATGACAGATTTCTCCTCGCTGATTGCCAATCCTAAGCTTATGCTCCTCGGTGCGGCAGCTCAAATAGGTGTTTTTGCAACTTTTCTGGGTGCGCTTTATTTAGGTTTCAATCTACCAGAGGCAGGCGCCATCGGTATTATTGGAGGAGCTGATGGTCCTACTGCCATTTTCCTTTCTTCGAAACTCGCTAACGGAATAAATATACTCGCTGATGGAACAACGGTTAAAAACCTTATTGGCCCTATTGCGATTGCCGCATATTCTTATATGGCTCTCGTACCGGTCATTCAGCCTCCATTGATGCGATTGCTTATTTCGAAGAAGGACAGAAAGATCAAAATGAAACCTCCAAGAGCCGTTTCACAAAAAGAAAAAATGATCTTTCCTGTAGTGGCCCTTTTATTGACTACATTTATTTCACCAAGTGCTCTTCCTTTGCTGGGAATGCTGTTTTTTGGTAATTTACTCAAAGAATCAGGCCGAACAGAAAGGCTTGCTGATACGGCGAGAACTAAATTGATTGACATCGTAACGATATTGCTAGGAGTCACTGTTGGGGCCTCAACACAGGCGGATATTTTTATTACCAAGGATTCCCTGCTCATATTTGGATTGGGAGCGATTTCCTTTGTCATTGCAACCATGGGAGGATTGCTCTTTGCAAAATTCATGAACAGGTTCTTAAAGGGTGACAATAAAATAAACCCTTTGATCGGAGCGGCAGGAGTATCAGCTGTCCCGGACAGTGCCCGAGTTGTTCATGCGGAAGCCTTGAAATCGGACCCGCATAACTATCTTTTAATGCATGCCATGGCTCCCAACGTATCAGGGGTGATCGGTTCGGCTATTGCAGCCGGTATCATCCTTAGCTTTTTATCATAA
- a CDS encoding alpha/beta hydrolase, with protein sequence MRKFISAVIIVFMMSSSYAQNLVNLPFEKPENVEWSGGMKNYFSDIWDTQVNTNVSTPTLEIYKPAPENNTGTAVIIAPGGGLYALSITSEGTEVAQWLKKKGITALVLRYRLVPTAEDGVAEISELSQKNPAKIGEEVGKVIPYSISDGLRAIEYARSNAEDLGIDPKKIGFMGFSAGGAVTMGVAYSYIKSNRPDFLVPVYPWTDAMPVQKPKPDSPPMLIICASDDELGLATGSIDLYNSWYNEKFSVGLHMYSKGGHGFGMRQKDLPSDKWIERFYDWSVSQGITVPVN encoded by the coding sequence ATGAGAAAATTTATTAGTGCTGTAATTATCGTTTTTATGATGAGCAGTTCTTATGCCCAGAACCTTGTCAATTTACCCTTTGAAAAACCTGAGAATGTTGAATGGTCAGGTGGTATGAAGAACTATTTTTCTGATATATGGGATACTCAAGTCAATACAAATGTTTCGACTCCAACTTTAGAGATCTACAAACCGGCTCCGGAAAACAATACAGGAACTGCAGTCATTATAGCCCCTGGCGGAGGGCTTTATGCACTTAGCATAACCAGTGAAGGCACGGAGGTGGCTCAATGGCTCAAGAAAAAAGGCATTACTGCTTTGGTTCTTCGATACAGACTTGTCCCAACTGCTGAAGACGGTGTTGCTGAGATATCTGAACTGTCCCAAAAAAATCCGGCAAAAATCGGTGAAGAAGTGGGCAAGGTCATCCCCTATTCTATTTCAGATGGTTTAAGGGCCATTGAATATGCCCGGTCAAATGCCGAGGACCTTGGAATTGATCCAAAAAAAATAGGATTTATGGGCTTCTCAGCCGGCGGGGCTGTTACAATGGGAGTGGCTTATTCCTATATCAAATCAAATCGTCCTGATTTTCTGGTACCCGTATACCCATGGACTGATGCAATGCCTGTGCAAAAACCTAAACCGGATTCACCTCCGATGTTGATTATTTGCGCATCTGATGATGAACTTGGACTTGCAACAGGGTCAATAGATCTGTACAATTCCTGGTACAATGAAAAGTTTAGTGTAGGACTGCACATGTATTCAAAAGGGGGACATGGATTCGGGATGAGACAAAAGGACCTGCCATCAGACAAATGGATCGAACGATTTTATGACTGGTCCGTATCACAGGGGATTACTGTTCCTGTAAATTAA
- the mce gene encoding methylmalonyl-CoA epimerase produces MNISHIEHIGIAVKSIEESKKYYEDVLGLECYAIEEVADQKVKTAFFKVGDTKIELLESTSPDGPIGKFIEKKGEGMHHIAFAVPDTDQALNDLSKKEVRLVDKVARNGAEGLNIGFLHPKSTHGVLTELCSK; encoded by the coding sequence ATGAATATCAGTCATATCGAACATATCGGAATTGCGGTAAAAAGTATTGAAGAATCAAAAAAATACTACGAAGATGTCTTAGGGCTCGAATGTTATGCCATTGAAGAAGTAGCAGACCAAAAAGTAAAAACGGCATTTTTTAAAGTTGGAGATACAAAAATTGAGCTTCTTGAAAGTACATCCCCTGATGGTCCTATTGGTAAATTTATTGAAAAGAAAGGTGAAGGAATGCATCATATTGCTTTTGCTGTTCCTGATACTGATCAGGCATTGAACGATCTTTCCAAAAAGGAGGTCCGACTTGTTGATAAAGTAGCCAGAAATGGCGCCGAAGGATTGAATATTGGATTTCTTCACCCAAAATCAACTCATGGCGTACTCACTGAACTATGTTCAAAATAA
- a CDS encoding Na(+)-translocating NADH-quinone reductase subunit A → MSTDIKFKKGLSIKLKGVAAKDVSTANRSKIFAINPSDFHGLQPKLSVKEGDKVNVGDPVFYAKNNDQIKFVSPVSGTINEIVRGAKRRLLSIKISADQKDTFVDFGSKTPMKLAAPQVKEALLESGCWPMIRQRPYDVIADPNDTPKSIFISAYATAPLAASYEVILEGKEKEFQAGIDALSKLTEGKVHLSVGTSDSFLGQVNNAVVSKVSGKHPAGNVGVQIARLDPINAGDRVWVVNPQDVASIGSMFLSGKYDAKRIIALTGSQVEGPQYYEITQGAQIADLVAGKLKSGKSRIISGNPLTGFAVSSEDSIGFYDNQISVIPEGDHYEFFGWVPFIGNHKFSMSRTFFSWLSPNKEYDLDTNLNGEERAFVVTGEMERVFPMDIYPMQLLKATMIQDIEKMENLGIYEVAPEDFALIDFVSTSKIEAQQIIREGLDLMIKEVG, encoded by the coding sequence ATGTCTACAGACATTAAATTTAAAAAGGGTTTATCCATTAAACTCAAAGGAGTAGCCGCAAAAGATGTATCTACGGCAAATCGCTCTAAAATTTTTGCTATCAATCCATCAGATTTTCACGGTTTACAACCTAAATTATCAGTCAAAGAAGGTGATAAGGTAAATGTTGGTGATCCTGTTTTTTACGCAAAGAACAATGATCAGATCAAATTCGTATCTCCTGTGAGTGGTACGATAAATGAAATCGTAAGGGGAGCAAAAAGAAGGTTGTTGTCGATAAAAATAAGTGCAGATCAAAAAGACACATTTGTAGATTTTGGATCAAAAACACCGATGAAGCTGGCAGCTCCTCAGGTCAAGGAAGCGCTGCTTGAAAGTGGTTGCTGGCCAATGATCAGACAACGCCCTTATGATGTTATTGCAGATCCTAATGATACGCCAAAGTCGATCTTTATTTCAGCATATGCCACTGCACCACTTGCAGCTTCCTATGAAGTGATTTTGGAAGGTAAGGAGAAAGAGTTTCAGGCCGGTATTGATGCTTTAAGTAAATTAACAGAAGGAAAAGTTCACCTGTCTGTCGGTACTTCGGATTCCTTTTTGGGCCAGGTAAATAATGCAGTGGTCAGCAAGGTAAGCGGTAAGCACCCCGCAGGAAACGTTGGGGTTCAGATCGCCAGGCTGGATCCAATTAATGCTGGTGACCGGGTATGGGTAGTAAATCCTCAGGATGTCGCTTCTATCGGAAGCATGTTCCTGTCAGGAAAATATGACGCCAAGAGAATAATCGCACTAACAGGAAGTCAGGTTGAAGGGCCTCAGTATTATGAGATAACGCAAGGGGCTCAAATTGCTGACTTAGTTGCAGGAAAGTTAAAATCAGGAAAGAGCAGAATTATTAGTGGAAACCCCTTAACTGGTTTTGCTGTTTCTTCTGAAGACTCGATAGGATTTTATGACAACCAGATCAGTGTGATCCCTGAAGGTGATCATTATGAATTTTTTGGTTGGGTTCCGTTTATCGGAAACCATAAATTCAGTATGAGCAGAACATTTTTCTCCTGGTTATCTCCAAATAAAGAATATGATCTTGACACCAATTTAAATGGTGAAGAAAGAGCATTTGTGGTAACCGGAGAAATGGAAAGAGTGTTTCCAATGGATATATATCCAATGCAGTTGTTAAAGGCAACCATGATTCAGGACATTGAAAAAATGGAAAACCTCGGTATTTATGAGGTGGCTCCTGAAGATTTTGCATTGATCGATTTTGTGAGTACTTCAAAGATCGAAGCACAACAGATCATTCGCGAAGGATTAGATTTAATGATTAAAGAAGTAGGCTAA
- a CDS encoding OadG family transporter subunit codes for MTPAILLMTKLSEGYLILFSGLVIVFSALLTLSLFFKFGLPVMLYVYKVITKGPDKKIKDIPIASNEKFTGEEAAVIAAAIHMYLNEQHDFENPILKIKKAEKSYSPWSSKIYGIHHKL; via the coding sequence ATGACACCAGCAATTCTATTAATGACGAAATTAAGTGAAGGATACCTGATACTATTCTCGGGACTTGTAATTGTCTTCTCTGCATTATTGACGCTCTCTCTGTTTTTTAAATTCGGACTTCCGGTAATGTTGTATGTCTACAAGGTCATTACCAAAGGACCGGATAAAAAAATAAAGGATATCCCTATTGCAAGCAATGAAAAGTTCACAGGAGAAGAAGCAGCCGTAATCGCTGCTGCCATACATATGTACCTGAACGAACAGCATGATTTTGAAAATCCTATACTTAAAATAAAAAAGGCTGAAAAGTCATATTCTCCATGGAGTTCAAAGATTTACGGTATCCACCATAAACTTTAA
- a CDS encoding acetyl-CoA hydrolase/transferase family protein, whose translation MKIPNIMTAQEAVQLIKSGDRVLIQGAAATPQILVKAMVARGKELKNVEVVHLHTEGECGYTAPELKESFHTNAFFIGGNIRNMIGVTADYIPIFLSDIPSLFRQGHMNLDVVLVNVSRPDKHGFCSLGVSVDIVVSAIEMGKKVIAQINKNMPRTFGDGIVHLNNFDACVMVDEEIQEMKFVDPTDAEKRIGKNIAEIIEDGSTLQMGIGGIPNAVLTYLNNHKDLGVHTEMFSEGIVDLVEKGIVTGAKKKLNPYKIVSGFAMGTKRLYDFMDDNAEIEMRDIAYVNDTAIIRQNPKVTAINSAIEIDITGQVCADSIGLRMFSGVGGQMDFMRGAALSQGGKPIIAITSTTGRGVSKIVPSLKPGAGVVTTRAHARFVATEYGVAELFGKNLRQRAEALRDVAHPDHQEELNKAIHERFGGTLVSI comes from the coding sequence ATGAAAATACCTAACATAATGACAGCACAAGAAGCTGTGCAGTTGATCAAATCCGGAGACCGAGTATTAATCCAAGGTGCGGCAGCTACCCCACAGATATTGGTTAAAGCCATGGTAGCCCGAGGAAAAGAGTTAAAAAATGTTGAAGTGGTTCATCTACATACTGAAGGAGAGTGTGGATATACCGCCCCAGAATTAAAAGAAAGTTTTCATACAAATGCTTTTTTTATTGGCGGTAACATAAGAAATATGATTGGGGTGACAGCAGATTATATTCCGATTTTCCTGAGTGACATCCCAAGTTTGTTCCGTCAGGGACATATGAATCTGGACGTAGTGCTTGTCAATGTATCAAGGCCTGACAAACATGGTTTTTGTTCCTTGGGAGTTTCGGTTGATATCGTTGTCTCAGCCATCGAGATGGGGAAAAAGGTTATCGCTCAAATCAATAAAAACATGCCAAGAACCTTTGGTGACGGTATCGTTCACCTGAATAATTTTGACGCCTGTGTTATGGTGGATGAAGAAATTCAGGAAATGAAATTTGTAGACCCAACAGACGCCGAAAAAAGAATCGGGAAAAATATTGCCGAAATTATCGAAGACGGTTCTACGCTGCAAATGGGAATCGGTGGTATTCCAAATGCCGTCCTTACTTATTTGAACAACCATAAAGACCTTGGGGTTCATACGGAAATGTTCTCTGAAGGAATTGTTGACCTTGTGGAAAAAGGTATCGTTACAGGAGCGAAGAAAAAGTTAAATCCATATAAAATCGTTTCAGGTTTTGCTATGGGTACCAAAAGGCTCTATGACTTTATGGATGATAACGCTGAGATTGAAATGAGAGATATTGCCTATGTCAATGATACAGCTATTATCCGACAAAATCCTAAGGTAACTGCCATCAACTCAGCCATAGAAATTGACATAACAGGTCAGGTCTGTGCTGATTCTATAGGATTAAGGATGTTCTCAGGAGTTGGGGGTCAAATGGACTTTATGAGAGGAGCCGCCCTTTCTCAAGGAGGTAAACCTATTATTGCCATAACTTCTACAACCGGAAGAGGGGTGTCAAAAATTGTTCCTTCCTTAAAACCAGGAGCTGGGGTTGTGACAACTAGGGCGCATGCCAGATTTGTTGCAACTGAATACGGAGTGGCCGAACTTTTTGGTAAAAATTTAAGACAAAGAGCCGAAGCCTTAAGAGATGTGGCTCACCCAGATCATCAGGAAGAATTGAACAAAGCAATTCATGAAAGATTTGGTGGCACGCTGGTCAGCATTTAA
- a CDS encoding biotin/lipoyl-containing protein has protein sequence MKSFKFKVHDNNYKVKLLSHEGNHIELEVNGTKYDVKLKEEVKKTKTPTLIRSASKRPVEPLKVNPASKRTKIVAPIPGVIMAVDVKIGDTVKVGDRLIQLEAMKMENNITSEKSGKIIALHVSVGQKVLQNEVMIELE, from the coding sequence ATGAAATCATTCAAATTTAAAGTCCACGATAACAACTACAAGGTAAAACTTTTATCGCATGAAGGAAATCATATTGAACTTGAAGTAAACGGGACAAAATATGATGTCAAACTGAAGGAAGAGGTTAAAAAAACAAAAACTCCAACCCTCATTCGTTCAGCATCCAAAAGACCTGTAGAGCCTTTAAAAGTTAACCCTGCATCCAAGAGAACCAAAATTGTTGCTCCTATTCCCGGAGTAATCATGGCTGTAGATGTTAAGATAGGAGATACCGTAAAAGTAGGAGATCGTCTAATTCAGTTGGAGGCCATGAAAATGGAAAACAATATCACTTCCGAAAAATCAGGAAAAATAATCGCTTTACATGTAAGCGTCGGTCAAAAAGTATTGCAAAATGAAGTAATGATCGAACTTGAATAA
- a CDS encoding DUF5103 domain-containing protein, translated as MSVNVFFRIGLLFILIGILGTPQLRAQQNNIIPPPPHIKTIEFKPLDPDAYAPVVKLGEKLKLSFDDINADQRIYSYKIEHCDYNWQISNLSSTEYMTGYASDRIRNYQNSFNTLQYYTHYELEIPNENNRIKLSGNYLISILDDYGNVLFTRRFIMYQPKVIVAVSAHRSTDPSKINEKHSIQFVINHPNLVLNDPSREIKVDVYQNNDWNSVIKEIKPKNVLGTQLWYNYIDGISYWAGNEYLYFDTKEIRNATNNIFKTRLDNIFNTYLYATESRGHLPYSFYPDVNGNFVLRTLDADDVSLEGDYSFVHFSLKYDRNFDQDDIYIYGNFNDWQITPENKMEFNEESGLYEATMMMKQGFYNYTYVAVNSDFRINPYKVEGSYYQTENEYTVIVYYRKFGDRYDQAIGLGTTNSEKLQN; from the coding sequence ATGTCTGTAAATGTATTTTTTCGAATAGGACTTTTATTCATACTTATTGGAATCCTTGGCACACCTCAACTTAGGGCCCAGCAAAACAATATCATCCCACCACCCCCGCATATAAAAACGATTGAATTTAAGCCCCTTGATCCTGATGCCTATGCCCCGGTGGTCAAGCTGGGAGAAAAGCTCAAACTGAGTTTTGATGATATTAATGCAGATCAAAGAATCTATTCTTATAAAATCGAACATTGTGACTATAACTGGCAGATATCCAATCTGTCCTCAACTGAGTATATGACGGGATATGCATCTGATAGAATTCGAAATTATCAGAATTCTTTCAACACGCTTCAATACTATACCCATTACGAACTGGAAATTCCAAATGAAAACAACCGGATCAAGTTAAGTGGCAATTATCTGATCAGCATCCTGGATGACTATGGAAATGTACTTTTTACACGCAGGTTCATTATGTACCAGCCTAAAGTAATTGTCGCGGTATCGGCCCATCGAAGTACTGACCCTTCAAAAATTAATGAAAAACACAGTATTCAGTTTGTAATCAACCATCCGAATCTTGTATTGAACGATCCATCCCGAGAAATCAAAGTGGATGTTTACCAGAACAATGACTGGAATTCTGTAATCAAAGAGATCAAACCAAAAAATGTTCTCGGGACGCAGCTCTGGTACAATTATATCGATGGCATCTCCTATTGGGCAGGTAATGAATATCTTTATTTTGACACTAAAGAAATCAGAAATGCCACAAACAATATTTTCAAGACCAGACTTGACAATATTTTTAACACCTATCTGTATGCGACAGAATCAAGGGGTCATTTACCTTATTCGTTCTATCCTGATGTAAATGGAAATTTTGTTTTAAGAACTCTGGATGCAGACGATGTATCTCTTGAAGGAGATTATTCATTTGTACATTTTTCTCTTAAATATGACAGAAATTTCGATCAGGATGATATTTATATATATGGGAACTTTAATGACTGGCAGATCACCCCTGAAAATAAAATGGAATTCAATGAGGAATCAGGATTGTATGAAGCTACAATGATGATGAAACAGGGATTCTATAATTACACCTATGTCGCAGTTAACAGTGATTTCAGAATCAACCCCTATAAGGTGGAAGGGTCGTATTATCAAACCGAAAATGAGTATACGGTGATTGTTTATTACCGAAAATTTGGAGATCGTTACGATCAGGCGATTGGGCTTGGTACGACAAATTCCGAAAAATTACAGAATTAA
- a CDS encoding DUF1572 domain-containing protein, with protein MALSKEIARQVREMHFGSNWTGSSLKDQLKDLDWKEATTSLDSLNSIAELIFHSNYYLDKTLYALQHGKLEAHDKFSFDLPLINSEKEWQDLLSKVWSEAKEFAAQIESIPDEKLWDIMIEEKYGTYYRNFLGIIEHFHYHLGQIAIIRKLLKNK; from the coding sequence ATGGCTTTATCAAAAGAAATCGCAAGACAGGTAAGAGAAATGCATTTTGGCAGCAACTGGACAGGCTCGTCTTTAAAAGATCAGCTAAAAGATCTTGACTGGAAAGAGGCTACTACGTCCTTGGATTCATTGAATTCAATTGCGGAATTGATTTTTCATTCCAACTACTATTTAGATAAAACCCTTTATGCCCTTCAACACGGCAAACTGGAGGCTCATGATAAGTTCAGCTTTGATCTTCCACTCATAAATTCGGAGAAAGAGTGGCAAGACCTGTTATCAAAAGTCTGGAGCGAGGCCAAAGAATTCGCCGCTCAAATTGAAAGCATTCCGGATGAAAAATTATGGGATATCATGATCGAAGAAAAGTACGGCACTTATTACCGCAACTTTTTGGGAATAATTGAACATTTCCACTATCATCTGGGCCAGATTGCTATAATCAGAAAACTTCTTAAAAACAAATAA